The sequence GCATAACGGTCACACGTGCATCAACGTCAGCACGGATAAACTCAGCTTGCTCTTTACCTTCTGAACGATGCTCGGTCGCAACCGCCTGACGCTCAGCGCGCATGCGTTGATAAATAGACTGGCTAACCTCATCAGGCAGGTTAATTTGCATGACGCGAACGTCTAACACTTCAATACCAAGATCTGAAGCACTTTGGGCGCCTTGTAATAAGGCTTCACGCATCAGCTCGTCACGTTCACCAGACACAATATCTGAGATAGTACGGTTACCGAATTCACTACGTAACCCGCTGTTAATACGACGAGTAAGCAAAGCTTCGGCTTGCAAAATATTACCGCCGTTTGTACTTAAGTAGAACGTCGAAAAGTCGTTAATACGCCACATGACGTAGGTATCAACAATTAAGTCTTTTTTCTCACTGGTGACAAAGCGGTCCGGATCACCGTCCAGGGTTTGCAGGCGTGCATCCAGCTTTTTAACTTGCTCAATGAACGGTATTTTAAAGTGCAAGCCTGGTTCAAATACCATTGCTTCGCCGG comes from Idiomarina sp. X4 and encodes:
- the hflC gene encoding protease modulator HflC — its product is MKNLIAIIVVVLVALGLSSVYVVKEGERAILIQFGKVERNAQTGEAMVFEPGLHFKIPFIEQVKKLDARLQTLDGDPDRFVTSEKKDLIVDTYVMWRINDFSTFYLSTNGGNILQAEALLTRRINSGLRSEFGNRTISDIVSGERDELMREALLQGAQSASDLGIEVLDVRVMQINLPDEVSQSIYQRMRAERQAVATEHRSEGKEQAEFIRADVDARVTVMLADAKRQSRELRGEGDAEAARIYAEAYEKDAEFFAFIRSMEAYTNSFGKGNDMLVLDANSDFFRYLQNMMGEKQE